One part of the Terriglobia bacterium genome encodes these proteins:
- a CDS encoding Crp/Fnr family transcriptional regulator: MPTMHPSAAEVLRHVPLFADLSETELKFLAERAVPRRYAPGELVFAEGDACPGLFVIESGNVRLFKISTGGREQVLTIEKAGNSIAELPVFDGGKYPASAAAVENAQLLFVSKQDFHSLCLVHPKVALKVLRVVGNRLRRLVGIIEELSFTTVRSRLISLLVRLAGEQARGVSTGVQVTLPATNQELAAHIGTVRELVSRNLSRLQAEGLIKVDGRTVTIPKLAALQEQLGAVE; the protein is encoded by the coding sequence ATGCCCACCATGCATCCGAGTGCAGCCGAAGTCCTGCGGCACGTGCCGCTGTTTGCCGACCTTTCCGAAACCGAGCTCAAGTTCCTGGCCGAGCGCGCCGTCCCGCGCCGCTACGCTCCCGGTGAGCTGGTGTTCGCCGAGGGCGACGCCTGCCCGGGGCTGTTTGTGATCGAGAGCGGCAATGTCCGCCTGTTCAAGATCTCCACCGGCGGCCGGGAACAGGTGCTCACCATCGAGAAGGCTGGCAACTCCATCGCCGAACTGCCGGTATTCGATGGCGGCAAGTATCCTGCCAGCGCCGCGGCCGTCGAAAACGCGCAGTTGCTGTTCGTCAGCAAACAGGATTTCCATTCCCTCTGCCTGGTCCATCCCAAGGTCGCGCTGAAGGTGCTGCGCGTGGTCGGCAACCGCCTGCGCCGGCTGGTCGGCATCATTGAAGAGCTGTCTTTTACCACCGTCCGCTCGCGTCTGATCTCGCTGCTGGTGCGCCTGGCGGGCGAGCAGGCTCGGGGCGTGAGCACGGGAGTGCAGGTCACATTGCCGGCCACCAACCAGGAACTGGCAGCGCACATCGGCACGGTGCGCGAACTGGTGTCGCGCAACCTCAGCCGCCTGCAGGCGGAGGGGCTCATCAAGGTGGACGGCCGCACGGTGACGATTCCGAAGCTGGCGGCGCTCCAGGAGCAGCTCGGAGCCGTCGAGTAG
- the ric gene encoding iron-sulfur cluster repair di-iron protein, which produces MNVETAKTVRELAIEFPQATRVFEKLGIDYCCGGGKSLEEACAARNLGVDDVLAALASPAENTSLTADWQKGSMAELIGHIVTQHHAYVKSETPRLEQLLAKVCSVHGQNHPELNVIRETFAGLGQELSMHLMKEENILFPYIIAMEKTVASRQPARRPAFGTVKNPVQMMMMEHDSAGGALRSIREASNGFTAPEDACISYRTLYSALQEFEADLHQHIHLENNILFPRAIATEAGTN; this is translated from the coding sequence ATGAACGTTGAAACGGCAAAGACGGTGCGCGAACTGGCCATTGAATTCCCGCAGGCCACGCGCGTTTTCGAGAAACTCGGAATTGATTACTGCTGTGGCGGCGGCAAGTCGCTGGAAGAGGCCTGCGCCGCGCGCAACCTGGGCGTCGACGATGTGCTGGCCGCGCTGGCATCGCCAGCGGAGAACACCTCGCTTACGGCGGACTGGCAGAAGGGTTCGATGGCGGAGCTGATCGGGCACATCGTCACCCAGCACCATGCTTACGTAAAGTCAGAGACGCCGCGCCTGGAACAGCTCCTGGCCAAAGTCTGCTCGGTGCACGGACAGAACCATCCTGAGCTGAACGTCATCCGCGAGACCTTCGCCGGCCTGGGACAGGAACTCTCGATGCACCTGATGAAGGAGGAGAACATCCTGTTCCCGTACATCATCGCGATGGAGAAAACTGTAGCTTCGCGGCAACCGGCGCGGCGGCCGGCATTCGGCACGGTGAAAAACCCGGTGCAGATGATGATGATGGAACACGACTCCGCCGGCGGCGCGTTGCGCTCGATTCGCGAAGCCAGCAACGGCTTCACCGCGCCGGAAGATGCCTGCATCAGCTATCGCACGCTTTACAGCGCGTTGCAGGAATTCGAAGCCGACCTGCACCAGCACATCCACCTGGAGAACAACATCCTGTTCCCGCGGGCGATTGCCACCGAGGCCGGCACAAACTGA
- a CDS encoding cation:dicarboxylase symporter family transporter, with translation MKARSLITALALFFLAAVLFLGERYGVFRAPANAAALVRWAAILALFVYAIAKRSLTTWILVSMVVGAEIGHDFPLFAVNLRILSLIFLRMIKTIIAPLLFATLVVGIAGHHDLKQVGRMGIKALIYFEVVTTIALFIGLGAINLSKAGVGVNAPPALHAELPPAAKQSATDIILHAFPENIAKSIAEGQVLQIVVFSIIFGIALALLNEQKRRPMLTFCESLSETMFKFTNIVMLFAPIGVGAAIANTVGHMGLGILVNLFKLLATLYVALIIFLVGVLLPVALLARVPLRRFIKAIAEPASIAFATTSSEAALPRAMEAMEAIGVPRQIVAFVIPTGYSFNLDGSTLYLSLASVFVAQAAGIHLTFVQQLVMVFTLMLTSKGVAGVPRASLVILLGTAASFHLPEWPIFVILGIDELMDMARTSVNVIGNCLATVVIARWEGEFGKEQPSETVQAALAQ, from the coding sequence ATGAAGGCCCGCTCTCTTATTACCGCACTCGCGCTGTTCTTCCTTGCCGCCGTACTTTTTCTCGGCGAGCGCTATGGCGTCTTCCGCGCGCCTGCCAACGCCGCCGCCCTGGTGCGCTGGGCCGCCATTCTCGCGCTGTTCGTCTATGCCATCGCCAAGCGCTCCCTCACCACCTGGATCCTGGTCAGCATGGTGGTGGGCGCCGAAATCGGGCATGACTTCCCTCTCTTCGCAGTGAATCTGAGGATCCTAAGCCTGATTTTCCTGCGCATGATCAAGACCATCATCGCGCCCCTGCTGTTCGCCACGCTGGTGGTGGGCATTGCCGGACATCACGACCTCAAGCAGGTGGGGCGCATGGGGATCAAGGCGCTCATCTATTTCGAAGTCGTGACCACGATTGCTCTCTTCATCGGGCTGGGCGCGATCAACCTGAGCAAGGCCGGCGTGGGCGTGAACGCGCCGCCCGCGCTGCACGCCGAACTACCGCCGGCGGCAAAGCAGTCCGCCACCGACATCATCCTGCACGCCTTTCCGGAGAACATCGCAAAATCCATCGCCGAAGGCCAGGTCCTGCAGATCGTGGTTTTCAGCATCATCTTCGGCATCGCCCTGGCGCTGCTCAACGAGCAGAAGCGGCGCCCGATGCTGACCTTCTGCGAGAGCCTGTCGGAGACGATGTTCAAGTTCACCAACATCGTCATGCTGTTTGCGCCCATCGGCGTGGGGGCGGCGATCGCCAACACCGTCGGCCACATGGGGCTGGGCATCCTGGTGAACCTGTTCAAGCTGCTGGCTACGTTGTATGTGGCGCTGATTATCTTCCTCGTCGGCGTCCTCCTGCCGGTAGCGCTGCTGGCGCGCGTGCCGCTGCGGCGGTTCATCAAAGCGATTGCCGAGCCGGCTTCGATCGCCTTCGCGACCACGTCATCGGAGGCGGCGCTGCCGCGCGCCATGGAAGCCATGGAGGCCATCGGCGTCCCGCGGCAGATCGTCGCCTTCGTCATTCCCACCGGCTACAGCTTCAACCTCGACGGCAGCACGCTCTATCTCTCGCTCGCTTCGGTGTTCGTGGCGCAGGCGGCGGGAATCCACCTCACCTTCGTGCAGCAACTGGTGATGGTGTTCACGCTGATGCTAACCAGCAAAGGAGTCGCCGGTGTGCCACGGGCGTCGCTGGTGATCCTGCTGGGCACGGCGGCCTCGTTTCACCTGCCGGAATGGCCTATTTTTGTGATCCTCGGCATTGACGAGCTGATGGACATGGCGCGCACCTCGGTGAACGTGATCGGCAACTGCCTGGCGACGGTGGTCATCGCGCGCTGGGAGGGCGAATTCGGCAAAGAGCAGCCGTCGGAAACAGTGCAGGCGGCATTGGCGCAATAG
- a CDS encoding 2,3,4,5-tetrahydropyridine-2,6-dicarboxylate N-succinyltransferase — MDSLQSSIERLFSLGAAVDKQDARRVFGEFLAELSAGRIRAAEKRDGEWRVNVWVKQGILLGFRLGEIADMSGGGALSFVDKDTFPVRRFTPADRVRVVPGGSSVRSGAYVAPGVICMPPMYINAGAYVDEGSLVDSHALVGSCAQVGKRVHLSAAAQVGGVLEPVNAAPVIIEDDVLVGGNCGVYEGTQVRRRAVLGAGTILTRSTPLYDVVRGEVYRASGAQPLVVPENAVVVPGSRSLNRGKAIEWGLSVYAPVIIKYRDEKTDASAALEDALR, encoded by the coding sequence ATGGACTCCTTGCAATCCTCGATCGAGCGGCTGTTTTCCCTCGGCGCCGCCGTGGACAAGCAAGACGCCCGCCGCGTCTTTGGCGAGTTTCTGGCGGAGCTGAGCGCCGGACGAATCCGCGCCGCCGAGAAGCGCGACGGCGAGTGGCGGGTCAACGTCTGGGTGAAACAGGGCATCCTGCTGGGGTTCCGGCTGGGCGAGATCGCGGACATGAGCGGCGGCGGCGCCCTGTCGTTCGTGGACAAGGACACCTTTCCGGTGCGGCGGTTCACGCCTGCCGACCGGGTTCGCGTGGTGCCCGGCGGATCCTCGGTGCGCAGCGGCGCCTATGTCGCGCCGGGCGTGATCTGTATGCCGCCGATGTACATCAACGCCGGCGCCTACGTGGACGAAGGCTCGCTGGTGGATTCGCACGCGCTGGTGGGATCGTGCGCACAGGTCGGCAAGCGCGTCCACCTGAGCGCGGCGGCGCAGGTCGGCGGCGTGCTTGAGCCGGTGAATGCCGCGCCGGTGATCATCGAGGACGACGTGCTCGTGGGCGGCAATTGCGGCGTCTACGAAGGCACGCAGGTGCGGCGGCGCGCCGTGCTGGGCGCCGGCACAATCCTGACGCGCTCGACCCCGCTCTACGACGTGGTGCGCGGCGAGGTCTATCGCGCCTCCGGCGCTCAGCCGCTGGTGGTGCCGGAAAATGCCGTCGTCGTGCCGGGCTCGCGCTCGTTGAACCGCGGCAAGGCGATCGAGTGGGGCTTATCCGTTTACGCGCCGGTGATTATCAAGTACCGCGACGAGAAGACCGACGCCAGCGCGGCGCTGGAAGACGCACTGCGATAG
- the dapA gene encoding 4-hydroxy-tetrahydrodipicolinate synthase, whose protein sequence is MKPIYGCGTAIVTPFQSDGSIDEPALRGLVEWQVENGIDFLVPCGTTGETPTLSREEWLRVIEVTIAVAHGRVPIVAGATSNCTSDAVEKAKTVAALPGVDAILTASPYYNKPTQEGQYQHFHAIAEAVDKPLILYNVPGRTGANLEPATLARLAQIPNIIGVKEASGNISQIAEVCNAVPEEFLVFSGDDAVTLPVISLGGVGIISVASNEIPRKMSEMTRAALGNDWKKARALHRRYLPLMQANFIESNPIPVKAVLAMMGKIEENYRLPLTRMKPENRAKLEKIVQHLDLQKMASVAS, encoded by the coding sequence ATGAAGCCTATTTACGGCTGCGGCACCGCGATCGTTACTCCTTTCCAATCCGACGGTTCCATTGACGAGCCCGCCCTGCGCGGCCTGGTCGAGTGGCAGGTCGAAAATGGGATCGACTTCCTCGTCCCCTGCGGCACCACCGGCGAAACGCCCACGCTCTCGCGCGAGGAGTGGCTGCGCGTGATTGAGGTGACCATTGCGGTGGCGCACGGGCGCGTGCCCATCGTCGCCGGCGCCACCTCCAACTGCACCAGCGACGCGGTGGAGAAAGCGAAAACCGTCGCCGCCTTGCCGGGCGTGGACGCGATCCTGACCGCGTCGCCCTACTACAACAAGCCGACGCAGGAGGGCCAGTACCAGCATTTTCACGCCATCGCCGAAGCGGTGGACAAGCCGCTGATCCTGTACAACGTGCCCGGGCGAACCGGCGCGAACCTCGAGCCTGCCACGCTGGCGCGCCTGGCGCAGATTCCGAACATCATCGGCGTGAAGGAAGCCAGCGGAAACATTTCGCAGATTGCCGAGGTGTGCAACGCCGTGCCGGAAGAATTCCTGGTCTTCTCGGGCGACGACGCGGTCACGCTGCCGGTGATTTCCCTGGGTGGCGTGGGCATCATTTCGGTGGCATCGAATGAGATCCCCCGCAAGATGTCGGAGATGACGCGCGCCGCCCTCGGCAACGACTGGAAGAAGGCGCGCGCGCTGCATCGCCGCTACCTGCCGCTGATGCAGGCCAACTTTATCGAGTCGAATCCCATCCCGGTGAAGGCGGTGCTGGCGATGATGGGCAAGATCGAGGAGAACTACCGGTTGCCGCTGACGCGCATGAAGCCGGAAAACCGCGCCAAGCTGGAGAAAATCGTGCAGCATCTCGACCTGCAGAAGATGGCCAGCGTGGCGTCGTAG
- a CDS encoding type II toxin-antitoxin system VapC family toxin, protein MKSIYLDSNILIAYYAVDKAEENKKKMVESALAVFAELKDVQLCTSMWAITEMVNILVSRKNIDRGEVAQIESQLVSEKRLQNIKIRLLEVSPQKDYDFAEFFYHVKQGILMYHPGVGDIIHSVIMKNNGITQILTFDEKDDFKQIPGLTVLHPKNIQ, encoded by the coding sequence ATGAAAAGTATTTATCTAGACAGCAACATTTTAATAGCGTACTACGCGGTGGATAAGGCGGAAGAAAACAAGAAGAAGATGGTCGAGAGCGCCCTCGCCGTCTTCGCCGAGCTCAAGGATGTTCAGCTTTGTACGTCCATGTGGGCGATAACCGAGATGGTAAACATTCTGGTTTCAAGAAAGAACATCGATCGCGGCGAGGTCGCGCAAATCGAGAGTCAGCTGGTTAGCGAGAAGCGATTGCAAAACATCAAGATTCGATTGCTCGAGGTGAGTCCACAAAAAGACTATGATTTTGCGGAATTTTTTTATCACGTGAAACAAGGCATTCTCATGTATCACCCTGGAGTCGGGGACATAATTCACAGCGTGATCATGAAAAACAACGGTATTACCCAGATTTTGACGTTCGATGAGAAAGATGACTTCAAACAAATCCCGGGTCTTACCGTGCTCCATCCTAAAAACATTCAGTAA
- the dapB gene encoding 4-hydroxy-tetrahydrodipicolinate reductase produces the protein MNLLVLGRGKTGSLVAEVARERKHTVLAFGSMENSNARRLTPANLADIDVVVDFTTPQAVVQNIAACIEARVNMVVGTTGWYGEIPHFKLLVEHSGIAFVYAANFSIGVNLFFDIAQAASPALRYGYQGRILEKHHVHKRDAPSGTAVAIRNVIRDAARAELPIESVREGEVVGMHQVTFESAGDTITLAHDAKSRRGFAEGAVRAAEWLPGKHGFYDFKDIFRELG, from the coding sequence ATGAACTTGCTTGTACTAGGACGCGGAAAGACCGGCTCTCTCGTCGCGGAAGTGGCGCGGGAGCGCAAGCACACCGTGCTGGCCTTCGGCAGCATGGAGAATTCCAACGCGCGCCGGCTGACTCCGGCGAACCTGGCCGACATTGACGTCGTGGTGGACTTCACCACGCCGCAAGCCGTGGTGCAGAACATCGCCGCCTGCATTGAGGCACGCGTCAACATGGTGGTTGGCACTACCGGGTGGTACGGCGAAATCCCCCACTTCAAGCTCCTGGTGGAGCACAGCGGCATCGCATTCGTGTATGCCGCAAATTTCTCCATCGGCGTCAACCTGTTTTTCGACATCGCGCAGGCCGCCTCACCGGCCTTGCGCTACGGCTACCAGGGCCGCATACTCGAGAAGCATCACGTGCACAAGAGGGACGCGCCCTCGGGAACCGCGGTGGCCATCCGCAACGTCATTCGTGACGCCGCACGCGCCGAGCTGCCCATCGAATCGGTACGCGAGGGCGAGGTAGTCGGCATGCACCAGGTGACGTTCGAATCGGCGGGCGACACCATCACCCTGGCGCACGATGCCAAGTCGCGCCGCGGTTTTGCCGAGGGTGCGGTGCGCGCCGCCGAGTGGCTGCCGGGCAAACACGGCTTCTACGATTTCAAGGACATTTTCCGCGAATTAGGCTGA
- the lysC gene encoding lysine-sensitive aspartokinase 3, with protein sequence MIVMKFGGTSVEDAAAIDRAAQIVCHRLTRDPVVVVSAMAKVTDQLVAMGRAAGSGDRDSALQLSRAVRERHYNAASELLGTAVFGELHGELEADFDALDELLRGIAAVGELTPRTTDNVLSFGERLSSKLVTAAFRARGLSAVLVDSRECIVTDTNYTRAAPHMDDTHDNLRARLRPLLEKKRVPVMGGFIAATREGVTTTIGRGGSDFSAAIVGAALDAERIEIWTDVDGMMTTDPNLCPEALRIKSIGFEEAAELAYFGAKVLHPATLLPAIQKNIPVLVLNSRNPQNEGTTITARAPHCRNAFKAIAAKKRITIVDVVAARMLGAHGFLKSIFDVFDRHRCAVDVVATSEVSVSLTVDSNEAIPAIAADLETLADVKYSGRNAIVCLVGEAIRETAGVAAKVFSALGDINVRMISQGASEINITFVIDESDVPEAVRRLHGVFFADPDPEVFARD encoded by the coding sequence ATGATCGTGATGAAATTCGGCGGCACCTCGGTGGAGGACGCGGCCGCGATCGATCGCGCGGCGCAGATCGTCTGCCACCGCCTGACCCGCGACCCGGTGGTGGTGGTCAGCGCCATGGCGAAGGTCACCGACCAGTTGGTGGCCATGGGGCGGGCGGCGGGATCGGGCGACCGCGATAGCGCCTTGCAGCTTTCGCGCGCGGTGCGCGAGCGCCACTACAACGCGGCCTCGGAGTTGCTGGGAACCGCGGTCTTTGGAGAACTCCACGGCGAACTCGAGGCCGACTTCGATGCCCTCGACGAGCTGCTGCGCGGCATTGCTGCCGTCGGCGAACTCACGCCGCGCACCACTGACAACGTTCTCTCCTTCGGCGAGCGGCTCTCCAGCAAGCTGGTGACGGCGGCGTTTCGCGCGCGCGGGCTCAGCGCGGTGCTAGTGGACTCGCGCGAGTGCATCGTCACCGACACCAACTACACCCGGGCCGCTCCCCACATGGACGACACGCACGACAACCTGCGCGCCCGGCTGCGTCCGCTGCTGGAAAAGAAACGCGTGCCCGTGATGGGCGGGTTCATCGCCGCCACGCGCGAGGGAGTGACGACGACCATCGGCCGCGGCGGGTCGGATTTTTCCGCGGCGATTGTGGGCGCGGCGCTGGATGCCGAGCGCATCGAAATCTGGACCGATGTGGACGGCATGATGACCACCGACCCGAACCTCTGTCCGGAGGCGCTGCGCATCAAGTCCATCGGCTTTGAAGAGGCGGCGGAGCTGGCGTACTTCGGCGCCAAAGTACTGCATCCGGCCACGCTGCTGCCGGCCATCCAGAAGAACATCCCGGTGCTGGTGTTGAATTCGCGCAACCCGCAAAACGAAGGCACCACCATCACGGCGCGCGCGCCGCATTGCCGCAACGCGTTCAAGGCGATCGCCGCCAAGAAACGGATCACCATCGTGGACGTGGTGGCTGCGCGCATGCTGGGCGCGCACGGATTTCTCAAATCCATCTTCGACGTCTTTGACCGTCACCGCTGCGCCGTGGACGTGGTGGCGACCTCGGAAGTCAGCGTCTCTCTCACGGTGGATTCCAACGAGGCGATTCCGGCGATTGCGGCCGATCTGGAGACGCTGGCGGACGTGAAATATTCCGGGCGCAACGCCATCGTCTGCCTGGTGGGCGAGGCCATTCGCGAGACCGCGGGAGTGGCGGCCAAGGTTTTCAGCGCGCTGGGCGACATCAACGTGCGCATGATTTCGCAGGGCGCGTCGGAGATCAACATCACCTTCGTGATCGACGAAAGCGACGTGCCCGAGGCGGTGCGGCGCCTGCACGGCGTTTTCTTCGCCGACCCGGACCCGGAAGTTTTCGCGCGCGATTAA
- the asd gene encoding aspartate-semialdehyde dehydrogenase: MPSKIPVGILGATGVVGQRFLQLLEHHPWFEPAWLAASDRSSGLPYEEAVRWRLRTPIPARVAKMQVSPAVPEGAPRVIFAALDADIARDLEPRFAANGCAVITNSSALRMQEDVPLVVPEVNAEHVKLVHAQRWRQDSGGFVVTNPNCSAIGLVMALAPLEQRFGLEKVMVVTMQAVSGAGYPGVASLDILGNVIPYIAKEEEKMVEETRKLLGRAQATRILPAEFAMSAQCNRVAVEDGHIESVSVKLKKAARAEQMIEAWRSFRAVPQELRLPNAPEQPVIYDPAPDHPQPRFDVDRGAGMSVSVGRLRPCGVLDWKFTVLSHNTIRGAAGAALLNAELLKAQGYLGN; the protein is encoded by the coding sequence ATGCCATCGAAAATCCCGGTTGGAATTCTGGGCGCGACGGGAGTGGTCGGACAGCGGTTTCTGCAACTGCTGGAGCACCACCCCTGGTTCGAGCCGGCGTGGCTGGCGGCGTCGGACCGGTCCTCGGGACTGCCCTACGAAGAAGCCGTGCGCTGGCGGCTGCGTACACCGATTCCGGCGCGCGTGGCGAAGATGCAGGTCTCGCCGGCGGTGCCCGAAGGAGCGCCGCGCGTGATTTTTGCCGCGCTGGACGCCGACATCGCGCGCGACTTGGAGCCGCGCTTTGCCGCCAACGGCTGCGCGGTGATTACCAATTCCAGCGCGTTGCGCATGCAGGAAGACGTCCCGCTGGTGGTGCCGGAAGTCAACGCGGAGCACGTCAAGCTGGTGCACGCGCAGCGCTGGCGGCAGGACAGCGGTGGCTTTGTCGTGACCAACCCGAATTGCTCCGCCATCGGCCTGGTGATGGCGCTGGCGCCGCTGGAACAGCGCTTTGGCCTGGAGAAGGTGATGGTCGTCACCATGCAGGCGGTCAGCGGCGCAGGCTATCCCGGCGTGGCCTCGCTCGATATTCTCGGCAACGTCATCCCCTACATCGCCAAGGAAGAAGAAAAGATGGTGGAGGAGACGCGCAAACTGCTGGGGCGCGCCCAGGCCACGCGCATCCTTCCCGCCGAGTTCGCCATGAGCGCGCAGTGCAACCGGGTGGCGGTGGAGGACGGGCATATCGAATCGGTGTCGGTGAAATTGAAAAAGGCGGCGCGGGCGGAACAGATGATCGAAGCGTGGCGCAGTTTCCGCGCCGTCCCGCAGGAATTGCGGCTGCCGAACGCGCCCGAGCAGCCGGTGATTTACGACCCCGCGCCCGACCATCCCCAGCCCCGCTTCGACGTGGACCGAGGCGCGGGCATGTCGGTGAGCGTCGGACGCCTGCGCCCCTGCGGCGTGCTCGACTGGAAGTTCACCGTGCTGTCGCACAATACGATCCGCGGCGCGGCTGGCGCGGCCCTGCTCAATGCCGAACTGCTGAAGGCGCAGGGATACCTCGGAAATTAG
- the galT gene encoding galactose-1-phosphate uridylyltransferase, which translates to MPELRQNRFTKEWVIMATERAKRPEELRVQREPRPPLPHYSETCPFCPGNERLAPPAVMAFPSNENWQVRVVPNKFAALSREGPLTRTIERSRRSLNGIGIHDVIVETPDHALTTALLPVEQVAEVLRCYRQRFTEVSADPRIAHITIFKNHGVAAGTSLEHPHAQLIGTPVISSQVRSRVYEALRHYDEFGECIFCEALKEDLEEPARVVVASELFVAVEPFASNSPFATYIYPRRHMASFGDINPAEIIDLAAVLKSLLAKLYVGLQNPDFNYAIRTAPHENAGVIYYHWYISVIPRLTRIAGFELGSGMFINTVLPEAAAEFLRNVKVDTVAAAG; encoded by the coding sequence ATGCCCGAGCTACGCCAGAACCGCTTCACCAAGGAGTGGGTCATCATGGCGACGGAGCGCGCCAAGCGTCCGGAGGAACTCCGTGTGCAGCGCGAACCCCGGCCGCCGCTGCCCCACTACTCGGAAACGTGCCCGTTCTGTCCCGGCAACGAGCGCCTGGCGCCGCCCGCGGTGATGGCGTTTCCGTCGAATGAAAACTGGCAAGTGCGCGTCGTCCCCAACAAGTTTGCCGCCCTCTCCCGCGAAGGCCCGCTGACGCGCACCATCGAGCGCTCCCGCCGCAGCCTCAACGGCATCGGCATTCACGACGTGATCGTCGAAACTCCCGACCACGCTCTCACCACGGCGCTTTTGCCGGTGGAGCAGGTCGCGGAAGTCCTGCGCTGCTACCGGCAGCGCTTCACCGAGGTCAGCGCCGACCCGCGCATTGCCCACATCACCATTTTCAAGAACCACGGCGTTGCCGCCGGCACCAGCCTGGAGCATCCGCACGCGCAGCTCATCGGCACTCCGGTCATCTCCTCGCAGGTGCGCAGCCGCGTCTATGAAGCGCTGCGCCACTACGACGAGTTCGGCGAATGTATTTTCTGTGAAGCTCTGAAGGAGGACCTGGAAGAGCCGGCGCGCGTCGTTGTGGCCAGCGAATTGTTTGTCGCGGTCGAGCCATTCGCCTCGAACTCGCCGTTTGCCACCTACATCTACCCGCGGCGGCACATGGCCAGTTTCGGCGACATCAATCCCGCCGAAATCATTGATCTGGCAGCCGTGCTGAAGTCCCTACTCGCGAAATTGTACGTGGGACTGCAAAACCCCGATTTCAATTACGCCATCCGCACCGCACCCCACGAGAATGCCGGCGTCATCTACTATCACTGGTACATCAGCGTCATTCCCCGCCTGACGCGGATTGCCGGATTCGAGCTCGGCTCCGGCATGTTCATCAACACCGTGCTGCCGGAGGCCGCCGCCGAGTTCCTGCGCAATGTCAAGGTGGATACCGTCGCCGCGGCCGGCTGA
- a CDS encoding shikimate kinase, with protein sequence MGAGKTTVGKLLAKKLHCIFVDLDDEIVDADGRTIPEIFEESGEVGFRELERSTLHSLITSLDGPEPERVLSWRGKAGAVLAIGGGAFVQPDNAAILRQYGWTSVFLDAPVEELYRRCSPTDGRPLACDENLFRQLYEARRSAYMAAEMRVDTGGKTPEQVVEEVLGFTR encoded by the coding sequence ATGGGCGCGGGAAAAACGACTGTCGGGAAGTTGCTCGCAAAAAAACTGCACTGCATCTTTGTCGATCTGGACGATGAAATTGTCGACGCCGACGGGCGCACAATTCCTGAAATCTTCGAGGAATCCGGCGAAGTTGGCTTCCGCGAGCTCGAACGTTCGACCTTGCATTCATTGATAACGTCGCTCGACGGTCCGGAACCCGAGCGCGTGCTGTCCTGGCGTGGAAAGGCCGGAGCCGTCCTTGCCATCGGCGGAGGTGCGTTCGTTCAACCTGACAACGCCGCGATATTGCGCCAATATGGCTGGACCTCTGTCTTTCTCGACGCGCCCGTGGAAGAACTTTATCGGCGTTGCAGCCCAACGGACGGCCGCCCTCTGGCCTGCGACGAGAACCTATTTCGCCAATTGTACGAAGCGCGGCGCAGCGCTTACATGGCAGCAGAGATGCGTGTCGATACCGGCGGAAAAACCCCGGAGCAGGTTGTGGAAGAGGTTCTAGGTTTTACGCGCTAG